TCGTGCAATGATTTCGGCAATATAATAGAAGGCCTCCTTGGATCGAAATCCGAAAGATGGCTTGTCAAAATCGCGTAGATTCCAAGTGGCAACCAAAAGTGTATCGTTCAAGGAGCGGCCCGGAATATCGGATCTGCGCAAAGCCCCTCGCAAGCGAATCAGGTTTTCTACAATTCGTTTATCTGTTTGATCACGCTCTGGGTGAAGGGTTTGATAAAAGGGCATAGCGGTTTTGGTAACGTATATATAAATGAAAATTAAGACATGGGGATGCGCTCGCAGGCTGGATGTATGTCCCTTTGCTTTAATGCTTTATGGGAAAGGATTTTCAATTTAAACCATTTCTTCCATAATACCAAGCCGAATGCTACCTAATAAGGGTGGCCTGTCCAAATCCAGCCAGATAAACCCGATGGAATTTCAAGGATTGCCTCATGAAAGCGCGTTTACAACTATTATTTTAGTACACCTCTTGACAAAACTTTTAGTCTTTCGTAGATTATCAAATACTAAAATAATAGTACGATAATTATGAGAAAACCAATTGACCCTTTGGGTGCAACCGAGATGGAAGTGCTCCAAAATGTATGGGAGTTGGGCGAGGCAACCGTAGGCCAGGTACACGAACGCATCTTGCTTCAGCGTAAAACCGCCTATACCACCATCATGACCACCATGAAAAATCTAGCCCGAAAAGGATATTTGCGATACCGGGCGGAAGGTGTAACCTATATCTATTCTGCCATTAGAACCCCCGAAGAAGTGCGAGGCGGCATGTTAGAGAATTTATTGGAGAAGGTTTTTAAGGGTTCATCGGTGGCCTTGGTACAAGCGTTGGTGGAGCAAGAGCGCCTCAGCGAATCGGAAAAGGCCGAAATTCGTGCAATGATTGCAGGAATGGACGAAGAGCCAGATTAACCGCTCCATCACCCAAAAACAAAAGCATTATGGAAACCATCTTAGAAGCCCTACAAAACCTTGGGGCAAGGGTTTTTTTTGCCTTTTGGCTACCGATTGGCGTTTGGAGTGCCTTTGCTTGGATCATAGACCGTGCCCTTCTTCGGGTGCATGATCCGCACCACATCCTTGCGCTACGATTGGCGATTTTTTGGTCGTTACCGTTTGGCCTGATATGGGCCAATTGGGGCTGGTTGCCCATTTGGGAGGTAAAAGCCAGCTCGGGGCTGGTGGGGTTCGAACTGCTACAAAGCGCGTTTGGGGTATCGGAAACATCCGCAACTGCCCAGATACTCACAGCGCGGCTGTTGTACGCGATTCCATTGGTACTATGGGTTTTGGTGGTTTTGCGTGGCTTAAGGCTTGGAGGGGGGCTCAGGGCTTCGTGGCACGATTTGCAGGCGCTCCGCACCCTACTTTCTCCAGTAAACACTCCCGAATTCATTGCCGAGGTACAAAATCTGAGTACTCGAATGGGTATCCGCCGTAGTGTCCGACTGTTTTCGGCCCCAATGTCCTTTTCCCCATTCACTTTTGGCATCTTAAATCCTGTTTTGGTATTACCGTCGGCACTTTTGCCGCCCAGCCATGCCCGCACCGTGGCCATCCACCACGAATTGGTACATATCCGCCGGATGGATGTATTATGGCGTTTTTTGGAGGAGTGTCTTTTGTTGGTAACGGGTTGGCATCCATTGGCCCATCATTATCACCATGAAATTTTGTTTGCCCGCGAGGCAACCTGTGATGCCGAAGTTTTATCTGGGTCGGAAGTATCTCGGCAGACTTATGCCCAATTATTATACAAATTGCTTGCAAGCGAATCCGAGCGAACGAATCCATTGCTTTCCGCAATGGCCTCGCCGCAATTTCATCAACTCAAAAGAAGGGTTCAAACCATGAAAAAACAAACCTATTCATACCGAAGATTTCATCTTTGGTGGAGCCTGCTGCTACTGGTCTTCGCCACCGGGCTCACTGCCGCAACCGGTTTTTTTGACCGTCCTATAATGATGATCAAACCGGATAACACACTTATGGCCTCGCGCGACACAGTGAAGACCTTGATCGTAGAGCGAAAAACAAAAACCATTCAAACAATAAGTGTCCATCCGAAAAACACCAAACCAATCCGAGTGACGTTTACAGACAAAACTTTTTTGGACATGACCTCGGACGAAGCACTGGCGAAAGGTATTATGCTCCCACCGCCGCCGCCGCCGCCAAGTGCGAAATGGGTAGAAAGGAAATTGGATCACAATACTACCAATCTGGAAGACTACAAGCCGCAATTAAATACCATGCCAGGCCAAGATGGTGTATGGACGTTTGTGGAGGTACAGCCCCAGTTTCCGGGTGGGCCTGCTGGTCTAAATGCTTACCTGTCTGGAAACCTAAAGTATCCTGAGTTGGCACAACGCACAGGTATCGAGGGCGATGTTTTTATTCAATTTGTGGTGAACGATGAGGGGCGGATTGTGGACGCAAGCGTGGTGCGGAGTATTGGTGGAGGCTGCGACGAAGAAGCACTCCGTTTGGTGAAAGAAATGCCCCACTGGACACCAGGAATGCACCAAGGCAAACCCGTAAAAGTGCGATATACGGTGAAAGTGCGTTTCAAATTGGCTTAATCTACTCTATTGTCTTAATCAACAGCGTGAGACGATATACAAGGTCTTACGCTGTTTTTTTTCGGGACTTTGGGTAGCAACTTGCGTGGAACACGCAAATTTAATCCTTACGGCTAAATCCCACATTTGTATTTTTTAGTAAAAATTACTCTTATTTTATCCATCCATACCAATGAACTTGCTTTCCAAGATCATTTTGTTATCACACAACTTCAATCATAAAAGCCAAGTCATGCAAAAACAGTCTGATACCTCCCGAAATTTTTATGTTTGATGGAGCCTTTTGCTCTTGGTGTTTTCTACCGGAATGGCTGCCTCAACAGGCTACCGCCACCATACTATAAAAGCAATAGATACCCACCACACCTACTTGGTTCCCCTCGATACTGTAAAGACACTAATTGTGGAGGGCAAAATCAAGACCATCAAAACGATTGGTCATCATCTCCAAAACGTCAAGCCCGTCCGCATGACATTTACAGACGAAACCTATTTATATCTCTCTAAAGAAGAAGCCTTGAATCAGGGCATCACGCTACCACCAATATCCTCTGATCCCACAACTGGATCGGGAGTGCCTCCCAAGCCAAGAACAAGTCAGAACTTTTGTAGATACACCACCAGAGTTTCCAGGCGGATTAAATGGGTTGAACGGTTACCTTCTAAAACACATCACGTATCCCCATAAGGCGCACGAGGAAGGAATTCAAGATACTGTTTTTATTCAATTTACTATTAATAAAAATGGCTCTATTACAGATACAGAGGTAGTGAAAGGTATTGGTGGAGGATGCGACGAAGAGGGGATTAGGTTGGTAAAAGCCATGCCTAAATGAAAGCCAGGGATGCATCAAGACAAAGTTGTAAAAGTCCGGCATACCATTCAGCTACGGTTTAAGATTCAATACAAAGTAATTAGTTTTTAGGCTCAGATACCGCGCCCTACTTTCCGATAAATGGAAGCTAGGCGGCCATTAAATGGGGTATTTTCTTTCGGAACTTCAGGTGAAGGCTTTCGTGGAAGAAAACCATACTGTTGTATTTTTCTTTTTCCATAAAACCTCATGCCATATGTCACCGAAACGCCTCTTATTTGTGTTTGGATGGTTCTTATTCGCGACCACCGCCCATGCCCAATCTCCCCCAACGCCCAATCCGGAATGGCTATATGGCCGTTGGGAAGTGGTTTCTTATTCTGAACAAGGAACACAAGTAGATAAAAAACAAGACCCTATACCACAAGCCATCCAAGTTTACCAACAGATAAAAACCGAAAGGACCAAACGGTATTATGGATTTGATGCCGAATTGGACGATCTAAGTCGGCGTGCAAGCCGTGCGTTTCGGCGTTGGGTTATGGAGGACAGTACCAGAGAAGTAAGACGTATCATCCATGCGGTCGAAACGCCGTTTGTAGCGGTTTTTTTTCGAGACAGCACCCTTTCCCTGTATAATAAAGACACGGAGGGACACATCAGTAATGCGCGGATTCATCGGTACAAAATGGCCGTCAATAGCCTGCACATGGAACCAGGGCCACAATATCAGCCAAAATGGTTTGTTCAGATACTGAATTTAACCGCCGATAGGATGCGTTTGTTTTTACCTGAAGAAGCTTCTATTGTAGAATTGGTCAAAACAGCCTACATCCTTCCATAACCCAATTTAGCACATTTGCACAAAACGCCTCCTCTTTGCAAACGGGAGGCGTTTTGCTTTGCGGGTCTTACCCAACCTCAAAGGGTTGAACGATACGTGCGACCAAACGGATCAATGGCTTCAACGATAACTTGAACCCCTTTTGCCGGATCAGGCGCATAAAATAAATGGTGTGTCCGGTTGGGTTCCGCCCACGTCCGCCGAGATGGTTTTTGATTGCCCAGCATTTGCTCAACCGCCAAAGGGTCATACCCGAGACGACGCGACATCCGGCCCTTTCGGATACCATCTTCGTACCAAGCGACCTGCCAATCTGGATTCCAATCCCAGACATTGGCCACAAACTCGTCTGGGGCTTTGGGTTCACTTCCCGTTTTGTATAGCCGTAGCTGATGGTCATCTGCTTGTCCGGTAGCTTTGTATCGCCAAGAAACGGACTCGCCATTGACCTCGAAGACCGCATAGCCATTGGGGGTGCCATCCGAACAAATATCACCGCTCCACCATGCACCACAGACCGTCGCGAGAATATGTTCATGTACTCCCCCTTCATAAACATGTTCATGTTCGTGGGTATGCCCAGAAATGACATGTGTTTGATAGGGTTTGAGCAGGCGGTAAATGGCTTCACGGTTGGTCACGCAGTTGGCAATATTAGGCCGAGACTCGCCGTCGCGGGCATATTGTGTAGAAAGGCCCGGAATATGCCAAAAAAGAACCACCGGACGACCTTTTTCTACCAAAGCCAAGTCTTGTTCTAGCCAAGTTAATTGCTCTTGATGGATGTAGCCCAAATAACCGCTTTTTACCCACATCACATCTTCCAAAACCACATAATGCACCGCACCCCGGTTAAAAGAATAATATGTGGGTCCAAAATGACGGGTAAATGTACGGGTAGAGGACTCGTCTGTGAATCCATCAAAATCTAAATCGTGGTTACCCATCACTTGGAAAAAAGGAATCCCTGTTTTTTGAACGCCTGCTTCATAATCTGGATATAGCGATAGATCGTCAAACATGATGTCTCCTACCGAAACACCAAAAGCAGCCGTTCCGGCACGGAGTGTTTGTTGAATGTCGGGCACAGTCTCGTCCAGAAAGCGTGCCGTTTCATATTTATTTTGGGTCTGAACATCGCCCAATGCCAAAAAACGGTGGTTCTCCTGCGGGACCTCTTCCGGTTGTAATACAAAAAGGGCCGTCATCTCCCCTTTCTTATCTGGTTGAATAGCCTGATAAAACCGTGCAGTTCCCGTTGCATTTCGGGGAATTTTATATCCCGCTGGAATGCTGATATAGACAAAGGGCCGATTAGCGGCAGAAACTAAAGTGAAGACCCCTTTCGCATCGGTAACCACCACCGATACCCCATCCGTCACAGCCACATGTGGAATGCCTTTGCCATTACTTTGCACCGCCCCACGAATCCGAACAGGCATATAAGGAGAGAAATTCATCGGAAGTGGCCGATACGGATCGGAAATGATCCACTCTGGAATGGCAAGCGCCGGAATAGCCCATGCACTACTTTGTTTAAGGAAGCGTCTCCGGTTCATAAAGTTTATGGTTTAGGTGAAGGGAATAGTGTTCTAACATACACTAACTTTATGCCATGATCAAGAAACAAAAAGTATTATATTAGTATCAGATTATAACCAACTATTTTAACCATGAAAATTATCTTATACTATCAAATAGCACCTATCTTATTTATGTTCTCCTTTTTTACAGGTGGTTGTGTAAGTACCTATACACTTGGAACGGCTGTTGTCCCACACTTAGAAAAGGCAGGTGATTGGGATCTCATGGTGGACGCGCGAAACCTTCAAATAAGCAGTGCTATAACCAAAGACCTTGCGGTCAATCTACATGCGCATTACAAAAAAGGAATAGTTGATTTTTGGGTACTTGACACTGAACTTGGGGTTAGCAAGCGGTTGGAAACTGCGGTTGGTGCTTATAATATTCCTTTGTCTCCTTCTGTTCGAATGGCGATTTGGGGTGGTGGTGGTTTCGGGGATTTAAAAACCTATTTCTATAGTGATAGAAAGAGGATTTACGATCAACGGGTTCCTTTGCGTCGGCTGTTTGTGCAGCCTAGTTTAACCTATACTTTTACTCCTCCAGTGCATTGGGTAAGGTGGAAAAATTATGGTCTTTTGTCTGATCTAATCGCAAGGGCTACTTTGAGTCTTGAAGTGGCCCAAATTAGGGCAGGAGACGCACAACAAGACTGCGACCCCGTCTTGAACAGTTATTGTACTCCAGTCGAAAAAGGGGGTTCATTTATCCACACCGAGACAGCCTTTACTTTAAAAATAGGCAACAACCGCAGGGGTGTTTTTGGCCAGATCAAGACTTCAGACCGTTTAGGTACAGATCCGTATGAGTATCAAGAGGAACTTACTAAAACGTGGAATCCACTCCTCATTCAAGGGGGACTGTATCTCAACTTTGGCCGTTAGCGACGCCGGTTAATGAGCTGTACGGACAAAATAACAGGGCTTTGCTGACTGCGTTTGGGTTCTAAAAATGCGTTGGTTACGGAGATTCGAATCAGGCTATTCAGATCCACCCCAAACGTCCAACGACCAGAAACAAACGGATGAAATTGCTTGCTGGTCAACCCTAAGTGTCGGTAAAAATCATCCGACCCCAACACAGCAGAAAGCCGAGTTTGTGCAAAAAACTGAAACGTTTTGGAGACAGAAAGCAATAACCCTTGTGCCTCGAAGCCAATGTCTGCATTATAGCCTGGATTTGTAATGGCGGCATTGAGGGCCGGGATATCAAGCCCCACCCGTGGCAGAAAAACGAGAGAAACACGGGCCATCTCGTAGCGCTCGTGGAAAGCACTTTTGGTAACAATCGGCACATAAAGGTACATCATACCATTTCCCCCCCCGCTCAAGAATTGGGCCATGGTGGTTTTGGTAGAGTCTTGTCCTGTATTCACTAATGCCCCAAATCCAATCCGGCCATATCCTAAGGTTTTGCCCAGAAACAGATAATCACTCAGGAATTCGGCAAAAAGCGTGGCGCCGTTTTTAGAAAGTGAAAAAGAAACATTATCCACTGCTGCTCCCGTTTCACCACCAAAATAGTTTTTGGCATCTGGTAACGTGGCCAATACGGCTTTCCGACCCGGTTTTTTGTCTCTTTCCTCCATTTTAGGGCTATCACCTTGTGCTGGATCCTCCAACACATCTTCCAGCAAAGCCTCCTCCTTTTCCAATTCAGGTTTGCTTTTTAAGGCTTGTGGAGCAATTTGGGCACGACAAAGAATGGCCGAAAGGCTTAAGAACAAAATGGTCAGTAACTTCATTTTGGTATAGGTCTGCTTGGCGAAAGTCGGGTGCCCAATAAGAGCCCTTTTCAATTTGCACATAATATAATGCCTTCATGGGTTATCCGTATGGCAAAATCAAAACGGTTAAACGTGGAACGGTTCGGGCCTCTAAGCGTTTTTACTTTTTTAAACAGCAACGTTCTTCAACGACCTCCTTTTCTTCACTCCCAACCATGCCCTTTACAATATGAAAAAATGGATGCTACTTTGGATTTTACCCGCCTTTATACTAATCGCGGCCTACCCCAACGGGCCTGCCAAAGAAGGTGCACAAACAACCAGTGCGCCCTTGCCCGGAGGCAATACCGAATATTCTTGTAACAACTGCCATGCTCAAGGGGCAAATTATGGTGTGCAGGCGGTTATTGAGCTTTTTGAAAGCGGGACTTCTAATCTTGTTACCGAGTATGTACCCGGAACGGCTTATGACGTGAAGATGTCAGCAAGCACCACCACAAACCCTGCTGGATTTGGCTTCCAAATGACAGCCATTAGAAACGACAATTTGGAAAGTGCCGGACAATTTTCTTTGCCGATGAATGCCGCCAGAATAATTGCGCTAAATAACCGGATCTATGTGGAACACACACAAAGACTTGCGAATAGCGTAAAAACATATGCTACCAAATGGCAGGCTCCGCAAATAGGGACCGGAACCGTTACCTTTTATGGCAACGTCCTTGCTGTCAATGGTAATGGGGGAACCAATGGGGATATGACGGCAAAAGCAACTTTAGTGCTAAGGGAAAAATCATTGACGCCCACGGAAAGAGAGACGTCGGCAGACGTATTTGCGCTTCAGGTCTTCCCCAATCCGGTTGCCGCGAACGTGCAGATTTTGAGTGTCCGCCCTGTAGCCCTGCGGGTATTTGACCTTAACGGACGGCAAGTATTTGCTTCAACACAAACCCAATTGGCCGAAATCAACACCCAAAACTGGCCACGTGGCTACTATCTGATTCGTGCTGAAGATGGCCTACATACCACCATCAAACCATTTATAAAGAATTAATTTTTCACACCAATTATACATATTTAAATATGACCAAATCATCTCAAACCCGACGCACCTTTTTAAAGGATTCTTGCAGTGTACTGGTGGCCTTTGGGCTTGCAGCCTATGGCATCAACGTGGCTGGCTGCGATACCACTGAGGAACCCACAGACGGGATTACCATCAGCGGAAAAACCATGAACATAGACCTATCCATTGTATCTGCATTGAATGCCGATAAAGGCTTTCTGATGTCGAGCAGTGCCAAAGCAATTGTCATCAATGATGGTGGAACCTTCCGGGCATTTTCCAATGTTTGTCCGCATGAAGGAAACCCTGTAACCAGTTTCGATGGTAGCCAAATTCGTTGTGTCCATCATGGTTGGACATTCTCCACCACCGGAACAAAAACCGGAGTCGCGCAAAAAAACCTTACCACGCTCGCAATTACCAAAAGCGGCAATATTTTGACCGTCACGCTCTTATGAAAACGTTTATTTTAGTACTCCTTAGTACTTTATTTCCTTCATTTGCTGTTTCACAAGATGCAGATAGTCTGCTCGCTCTTTTAGACAGTAGCCAAGATGCAACCCCGTTACTTCCGGAGCAGATGAGCGTTGCCAAACGCTGGCTTTGGAGTGAAAAAGGGCTTATGCGCAAAACAGGAATCTTTCCACTAACAACCGAAGACCGACAGCGCGAACTTCGCCTCCGCCGCAAAATGCTTAAGACCCATCAGGTGGCCGGATATGCCACCTCTGCACTGATGTTAGGAACCGCCATTGCTGGGCAAAAGGCTTATGACGGAGAATGGAGCGGAAACATCCACAAGAGTATTGAACTGGTAATGGCCACAAGTTATGCAGTAACGGGTGCCTTGTCGTTGCTTTCTCCTCCGCCCTTATTGGTTGAAGGCAAAAAGTTGAGCAACATTAAAGTACACCGAATTTTGGCCTACGTCCACGGAACAGGAATGATTACAAACGGTCTTTTTGGCGAAACAATGCTCCAAACTGGCCGCCGAGACCTCCATCGTGTGGTTGGATATACAACCGCCGGAGCACTTTGGGGCGCAATGATCGTGATGAAGTTCTGACCCCCTAACCTTTTGGTTACCATCTCGTACCTATGAGCAATTTCCACTAAATCCATGACCATGAAAAGTTTTATCCTCTTCTTTTTGCTCTTTTTTCCCTTTGCCTTACAGGCGCAAAACAACCTAAACATCCTTAAAAAGGAGTCCTATATTCAATACACCCTCACCCACCCAATGCATGTGGTTGTGGGAAAAAGTGCCGAGCTTTCAGGGGTATTGCGGTATAATGCCGCCACGAAATCGTTCATCAGCACCGCCATTGCTGCCCCCGTCCGGTCTTTCGACTCTGGAAATGGTAGCCGCGATTCTCACATGCTCGAAGTGGTAGAGGGCCTAAAATTCCCCCGCATCACCTTTACCAGCAATGAAGTTCGTGTAAATGGGGAGAACTTAA
Above is a genomic segment from Bacteroidetes Order II. bacterium containing:
- a CDS encoding BlaI/MecI/CopY family transcriptional regulator, with translation MRKPIDPLGATEMEVLQNVWELGEATVGQVHERILLQRKTAYTTIMTTMKNLARKGYLRYRAEGVTYIYSAIRTPEEVRGGMLENLLEKVFKGSSVALVQALVEQERLSESEKAEIRAMIAGMDEEPD
- a CDS encoding M56 family metallopeptidase gives rise to the protein METILEALQNLGARVFFAFWLPIGVWSAFAWIIDRALLRVHDPHHILALRLAIFWSLPFGLIWANWGWLPIWEVKASSGLVGFELLQSAFGVSETSATAQILTARLLYAIPLVLWVLVVLRGLRLGGGLRASWHDLQALRTLLSPVNTPEFIAEVQNLSTRMGIRRSVRLFSAPMSFSPFTFGILNPVLVLPSALLPPSHARTVAIHHELVHIRRMDVLWRFLEECLLLVTGWHPLAHHYHHEILFAREATCDAEVLSGSEVSRQTYAQLLYKLLASESERTNPLLSAMASPQFHQLKRRVQTMKKQTYSYRRFHLWWSLLLLVFATGLTAATGFFDRPIMMIKPDNTLMASRDTVKTLIVERKTKTIQTISVHPKNTKPIRVTFTDKTFLDMTSDEALAKGIMLPPPPPPPSAKWVERKLDHNTTNLEDYKPQLNTMPGQDGVWTFVEVQPQFPGGPAGLNAYLSGNLKYPELAQRTGIEGDVFIQFVVNDEGRIVDASVVRSIGGGCDEEALRLVKEMPHWTPGMHQGKPVKVRYTVKVRFKLA
- a CDS encoding TonB family protein — protein: MNGYLLKHITYPHKAHEEGIQDTVFIQFTINKNGSITDTEVVKGIGGGCDEEGIRLVKAMPK
- a CDS encoding calcineurin-like phosphoesterase C-terminal domain-containing protein; translated protein: MNRRRFLKQSSAWAIPALAIPEWIISDPYRPLPMNFSPYMPVRIRGAVQSNGKGIPHVAVTDGVSVVVTDAKGVFTLVSAANRPFVYISIPAGYKIPRNATGTARFYQAIQPDKKGEMTALFVLQPEEVPQENHRFLALGDVQTQNKYETARFLDETVPDIQQTLRAGTAAFGVSVGDIMFDDLSLYPDYEAGVQKTGIPFFQVMGNHDLDFDGFTDESSTRTFTRHFGPTYYSFNRGAVHYVVLEDVMWVKSGYLGYIHQEQLTWLEQDLALVEKGRPVVLFWHIPGLSTQYARDGESRPNIANCVTNREAIYRLLKPYQTHVISGHTHEHEHVYEGGVHEHILATVCGAWWSGDICSDGTPNGYAVFEVNGESVSWRYKATGQADDHQLRLYKTGSEPKAPDEFVANVWDWNPDWQVAWYEDGIRKGRMSRRLGYDPLAVEQMLGNQKPSRRTWAEPNRTHHLFYAPDPAKGVQVIVEAIDPFGRTYRSTL
- a CDS encoding T9SS type A sorting domain-containing protein gives rise to the protein MKKWMLLWILPAFILIAAYPNGPAKEGAQTTSAPLPGGNTEYSCNNCHAQGANYGVQAVIELFESGTSNLVTEYVPGTAYDVKMSASTTTNPAGFGFQMTAIRNDNLESAGQFSLPMNAARIIALNNRIYVEHTQRLANSVKTYATKWQAPQIGTGTVTFYGNVLAVNGNGGTNGDMTAKATLVLREKSLTPTERETSADVFALQVFPNPVAANVQILSVRPVALRVFDLNGRQVFASTQTQLAEINTQNWPRGYYLIRAEDGLHTTIKPFIKN
- a CDS encoding Rieske (2Fe-2S) protein yields the protein MTKSSQTRRTFLKDSCSVLVAFGLAAYGINVAGCDTTEEPTDGITISGKTMNIDLSIVSALNADKGFLMSSSAKAIVINDGGTFRAFSNVCPHEGNPVTSFDGSQIRCVHHGWTFSTTGTKTGVAQKNLTTLAITKSGNILTVTLL
- a CDS encoding YceI family protein; the protein is MTMKSFILFFLLFFPFALQAQNNLNILKKESYIQYTLTHPMHVVVGKSAELSGVLRYNAATKSFISTAIAAPVRSFDSGNGSRDSHMLEVVEGLKFPRITFTSNEVRVNGENLNIKGNLTFHGVTKPVSFTAKTWTKDNKVYVQGKTEVSLTAFNVEKPSFMMVEAKDELKIEFRAVFQL